A genomic segment from Flavobacterium sp. 9R encodes:
- the prmA gene encoding 50S ribosomal protein L11 methyltransferase, with protein sequence MSNSYIGYHFTIEPKELGSEILIAELGEKAFESFTETETGIDAFVQKDLWEETILEDIFILQSEEFKISYTFEEIEQINWNEEWEKNFEPIDVDGNCHVRAPFHPKTDAEFDIVIEPKMSFGTGHHETTHMMIQHLLDMDVAGLKTLDMGCGTAILAILAEMKGAQPIDAIDIDNWCYLNSIENAQRNNCEHISVYEGDAALLAGKQYDLIIANINRNILLNDMQSYVDCLNPKGTLLLSGFYEEDIPFLDASCTEKGLTFVKKLQRNNWVSLKYNK encoded by the coding sequence ATGTCAAATAGTTACATAGGATACCATTTTACTATTGAACCCAAAGAATTAGGTTCAGAAATTCTAATTGCCGAGTTGGGCGAAAAAGCATTCGAAAGCTTTACTGAAACTGAAACAGGAATTGACGCCTTCGTTCAAAAAGACCTTTGGGAGGAAACTATTTTAGAGGATATTTTTATTCTACAATCCGAAGAGTTCAAGATTAGCTATACCTTCGAAGAAATCGAACAAATCAATTGGAATGAAGAGTGGGAAAAAAACTTTGAACCTATAGATGTAGATGGAAACTGTCACGTTCGCGCTCCTTTTCACCCAAAAACCGATGCCGAATTTGATATTGTCATCGAACCGAAAATGAGTTTTGGTACAGGCCATCACGAAACTACCCATATGATGATTCAGCATTTACTAGATATGGATGTTGCCGGTTTAAAAACACTAGATATGGGATGTGGTACTGCTATTTTGGCCATTTTAGCCGAAATGAAAGGAGCTCAACCTATTGATGCCATTGATATCGATAATTGGTGTTATTTGAATTCAATAGAAAACGCACAACGCAATAATTGTGAACACATTAGCGTTTACGAAGGAGATGCCGCTTTACTTGCAGGCAAACAATACGATTTGATTATTGCCAACATCAACAGAAACATTTTATTGAACGATATGCAAAGTTATGTTGATTGTTTGAATCCAAAAGGAACCTTATTATTGAGTGGTTTTTACGAAGAGGACATTCCGTTCCTA